One part of the Neoarius graeffei isolate fNeoGra1 chromosome 2, fNeoGra1.pri, whole genome shotgun sequence genome encodes these proteins:
- the LOC132871745 gene encoding E3 ubiquitin/ISG15 ligase TRIM25-like gives MAEASISVAQDQFMCPVCLDLLKDPVTISCGHSFCKVCINGWWDEEGVHSCPQCRDTFTTRPVLRRNNMLDEVVEKLKKTEVQAASPAHCYAGPGDVECDFCTGRKHKAVKSCLMCLASYCETHLKTHLEVPALKKHTLIEASAKLQEKICSEHNKLIEIYCRTDQIYICSLCMLEKHKDHDAVSVAAERAEKQVRTRNLSRIKSS, from the coding sequence atggccgaggccagtatttcagtagctcaggaccagttcatgtgtccagtgtgtctggatctcctgaaggatccggtgactatctcctgtggtcacagtttctgtaaggtgtgtattaatggctggtGGGATGAGGAGGGCGTccacagctgtcctcagtgcagagacactttcacgacaaggcctgttctacgcagaaacaacatgctggatgaagtggtggagaaactgaagaagactgaagtccaagctgcttctcctgctcactgttacgctggacctggagatgtggagtgtgatttctgcaccgggagaaaacacaaagccgtcaagtcctgtctgatgtgtttggcttcttattgtgaaactcatctgaaaactcatcttgaagttcctgctttgaaaaaacacacattaattgaagcctcagcaaaactccaagagaagatctgctctgaacataacaagctgattgagatctactgtcgtactgatcaaatATATATTTGCTCTTTGTGCATGTTGGAGAAACATAAAGACCATGACGCTGTTTCAGTTgcagcagaaagagctgagaaacaggtgagaactagaaatctttccagaattaaatcatcttaa